A DNA window from Aureibaculum sp. 2308TA14-22 contains the following coding sequences:
- a CDS encoding sialate O-acetylesterase: MKLLSSLVFILLCSVGYAQVVYDTVPINKQLIGRDLVTNQGDIIINGNVENTLTPYDSLKVKLYRNNLLQDSISKPLVYSGINAPFDFEIPILAELANYKVEIYGKTGIVETIEHTVDSLVAGDAFIINGQSNAQAKQYGGSANGNQSPFIRVYAQASDANSLVDLINNDNWYIAQGDGDNDSNGNTGQWGLTLAKTLLDSIQVPVAIFNGAAPGLPIRYFAKDFNSSNPNYYNVYQKLDYRLNKTGLGDKVRAVFWAQGESNATATPWASASLTVAEYKNKFTTLKNNWLSDYINIEHIYIFQTRNGACYDGLYLIKEAQRQMAFENGNISIMSTQGIGQMGDACHFPYIDGYKTFANRISPLVLRDLYGETFPQEIETPLITDAFMQNDTTLVVDTDAVALSIDGNAVDFRLEDSALNDLTSTIDSIKTQGNKILFHLSANPGNGATISYLGQDGNPYPNDTSSGFIINTSGIEIISFYRYPIVPPSNATPSLLITQYYEGANNDQWVEVKNISSNPINGGDYYLALFDETKAIDGTIQISNPDQSVQIVGSAGLNNPILPGEVILFKNPSAALPPPLNLGSAHTISDQVCNFDGDDVILISSTNDNTSFDNMVDIVGVVASSGSPPNWGQNKSFAKGYTNSMESSTVFTATNYTELALSEVDNALSDMNIALGTQNTGATTWTFGSIWDNGTSDRTRSAIIAGSYDQTYGSLSAGKLLIQSIVDFNNTSTNYIEVSDSLIVDNGNGGLLTLGDKASLYTVNEFSPDSLVSIIGVIGKTETTTQLTNNGDYTYWSSPLENENTINVFPPSNYNQGRIYYWDQSVANSNGTGGSEVLGEWINASNSVMTPGKGYISQGPTTGVSYPSTTDITFSGKPNTGKIQLIGSNDLVFNDNPNLLDDLNLVGNPYPSAIDAHELLDYSTNKLSVGGTIWFWTHYTPNNGSSSGEQYTSDDYASYNLAGGIGTGSPSPSNPTGAVPTRYIGSGQGFMVRAISSVSDTLTFTDAMREKDLNTQFFRGSDNKKESATEKDRVWLNFESSEGGAFSQILIGFFENATDNFDRLYDGIKISEGWINLYSKIDTLKYGIQGLSSFTTDKQVPLAFNSYIDNTSIDYTISIDRFEGVLKDNDIYLVDNELNVTHDLKQEPYNFTLPSWGSYDDRFTLQFAKSTLGVDDLELNNDFIVVNEDNALLVKSKTIISELKIYDITGRLLVNMLPNDSEFRINTHNIRKGTVLILNTTFENGTEISKKAIKY, encoded by the coding sequence ATGAAATTACTTTCATCATTGGTATTTATATTACTGTGTAGTGTAGGTTATGCACAGGTGGTGTATGATACTGTACCCATAAATAAACAGTTAATAGGTAGAGATTTGGTTACAAATCAAGGAGATATTATTATTAATGGTAATGTAGAGAACACCTTAACGCCTTATGACTCTCTTAAAGTAAAGTTGTATAGAAATAATTTACTTCAAGATTCAATTTCTAAACCTTTAGTTTATTCTGGAATTAACGCTCCATTTGATTTTGAAATTCCAATTTTGGCAGAATTAGCTAATTACAAAGTTGAAATATATGGTAAAACAGGTATTGTAGAAACCATAGAACATACGGTTGATAGTTTGGTGGCCGGTGATGCGTTTATTATCAACGGACAATCAAATGCCCAGGCAAAACAATATGGAGGGAGTGCTAATGGTAACCAAAGCCCTTTTATAAGGGTATATGCTCAAGCATCTGACGCTAATTCACTCGTTGATCTCATAAATAACGATAATTGGTATATAGCTCAAGGCGATGGTGATAATGACTCTAATGGAAATACTGGACAATGGGGCCTAACGTTGGCTAAAACGTTGTTAGATTCAATACAAGTTCCCGTGGCCATATTTAATGGAGCTGCACCTGGATTGCCTATCAGGTATTTCGCTAAAGATTTTAATAGTTCAAATCCGAATTATTACAATGTTTATCAAAAATTAGATTATCGACTTAATAAGACTGGTCTTGGAGATAAAGTTAGAGCCGTTTTTTGGGCTCAAGGCGAAAGTAATGCTACTGCTACTCCTTGGGCGTCAGCATCCTTAACTGTAGCCGAGTATAAGAATAAATTCACAACATTAAAAAATAATTGGTTAAGTGATTATATTAATATAGAGCATATTTATATTTTTCAAACAAGAAATGGAGCTTGTTATGATGGCTTATACTTAATAAAAGAGGCACAACGGCAGATGGCATTTGAAAATGGCAATATTTCAATTATGTCTACACAAGGAATAGGTCAGATGGGTGATGCGTGCCATTTTCCTTATATAGATGGTTACAAAACCTTTGCCAACAGAATTTCCCCTCTTGTACTCAGAGATTTGTATGGCGAAACTTTTCCTCAAGAAATAGAAACCCCTCTTATTACCGATGCTTTTATGCAAAACGACACTACGTTGGTGGTTGATACCGATGCTGTGGCTTTGTCAATTGACGGCAATGCGGTTGATTTTAGACTTGAAGATTCAGCATTAAATGATTTAACCTCAACAATTGATAGCATTAAAACACAAGGAAATAAAATCTTATTTCATTTATCTGCAAATCCCGGTAACGGAGCTACAATTTCTTATTTGGGCCAAGACGGTAATCCTTACCCAAATGATACATCAAGTGGTTTTATAATTAATACATCGGGCATTGAAATTATAAGTTTCTATAGGTACCCAATAGTACCGCCATCTAACGCTACTCCTTCGCTATTAATAACACAATATTATGAAGGGGCAAACAACGACCAATGGGTAGAGGTTAAAAACATTTCTTCAAATCCTATAAATGGAGGTGATTATTATTTGGCTTTATTTGATGAGACAAAAGCGATAGACGGAACTATCCAAATAAGTAATCCAGATCAAAGCGTTCAGATTGTAGGGAGTGCAGGGTTAAATAACCCAATTTTACCCGGAGAGGTAATATTGTTTAAAAACCCGTCTGCAGCTCTGCCACCGCCACTGAATTTAGGTTCGGCACATACAATTTCAGACCAAGTTTGTAATTTTGATGGTGATGATGTTATTTTAATTTCAAGCACTAATGACAATACTAGTTTTGATAATATGGTTGATATTGTAGGAGTTGTAGCCTCTAGTGGTTCACCACCAAATTGGGGTCAAAATAAAAGTTTCGCAAAAGGTTATACTAACTCCATGGAGTCTTCTACTGTTTTTACTGCAACTAATTATACAGAATTAGCATTATCTGAAGTTGATAATGCACTTAGTGATATGAATATTGCTTTAGGTACGCAGAATACAGGTGCAACTACTTGGACATTTGGAAGTATTTGGGATAATGGAACTTCCGACAGAACTAGAAGTGCTATTATTGCTGGTAGTTATGATCAAACTTATGGATCATTAAGTGCAGGTAAATTACTAATACAAAGTATTGTCGATTTTAACAACACAAGCACCAATTATATTGAAGTGTCTGATAGTTTAATTGTTGATAATGGTAATGGTGGTCTCCTAACACTTGGAGATAAGGCCTCTTTATATACCGTTAATGAATTTAGCCCTGATAGTTTGGTAAGCATAATAGGTGTTATTGGTAAAACAGAAACAACAACGCAATTAACAAACAATGGCGATTATACTTATTGGTCTTCGCCACTAGAAAATGAAAATACAATAAATGTTTTTCCACCATCAAATTACAACCAAGGGCGTATTTATTATTGGGATCAATCCGTAGCCAATAGTAACGGTACAGGAGGTAGTGAAGTTCTAGGTGAATGGATTAATGCATCTAATTCAGTAATGACGCCAGGTAAAGGATACATTTCTCAAGGACCAACCACGGGAGTTAGTTACCCTTCGACAACAGATATTACTTTTTCCGGCAAACCTAATACTGGAAAAATTCAACTTATTGGAAGTAACGATTTGGTTTTTAATGATAATCCAAATTTATTGGACGATTTAAATTTAGTTGGAAATCCATACCCTTCAGCCATTGATGCTCATGAATTACTTGATTATAGTACTAATAAATTGTCAGTAGGAGGTACAATTTGGTTTTGGACGCATTATACGCCTAACAATGGTAGCTCGAGTGGTGAACAATACACAAGTGATGATTATGCTTCTTATAATTTAGCAGGCGGTATTGGCACTGGTTCTCCATCTCCATCGAATCCAACTGGTGCAGTTCCAACTCGTTATATTGGATCGGGTCAAGGTTTTATGGTGCGAGCCATTTCGTCCGTAAGTGATACCCTAACTTTTACTGATGCTATGCGTGAAAAAGACTTAAACACACAGTTTTTTAGAGGTTCAGATAACAAAAAAGAGTCAGCAACCGAAAAAGATAGAGTTTGGTTGAATTTTGAAAGTAGTGAAGGTGGGGCCTTTAGTCAAATTTTAATTGGCTTTTTTGAAAATGCCACTGATAATTTTGATAGACTATATGATGGTATTAAAATTAGCGAAGGATGGATAAACCTATACTCGAAAATAGACACTTTAAAATATGGTATTCAAGGCTTGAGCAGTTTTACTACTGATAAACAAGTGCCACTGGCTTTCAATTCTTATATAGATAATACTTCTATAGATTATACTATTAGTATAGACCGTTTTGAAGGTGTGTTAAAAGATAATGATATTTATTTAGTTGATAATGAATTGAATGTAACTCATGATTTAAAACAAGAGCCTTATAACTTTACGTTACCAAGTTGGGGCAGTTACGATGATAGGTTTACATTACAATTTGCCAAATCAACTTTAGGTGTTGATGACTTGGAGTTAAATAATGACTTTATTGTAGTTAATGAAGACAATGCATTGTTAGTTAAATCAAAAACGATAATAAGTGAATTAAAGATATATGACATTACAGGTAGATTATTGGTAAATATGTTACCCAATGATAGTGAGTTTAGAATAAACACACATAACATTAGAAAAGGTACTGTACTTATTTTAAATACAACTTTTGAAAACGGTACTGAGATTAGTAAAAAAGCGATTAAGTATTAA
- a CDS encoding bile acid:sodium symporter family protein, with translation MFLNINTNELVDKVQINFDSGGLWVLNITLAIIMYGVALGITSDDFKRLFKNPKIVLVGIFSQFVLFPLITFILVSIINPTPSIALGMIMVAACPGGNISNFMTQLAGGNAALSVSLTAFATLVAVLMTPINLAFWGNLYEPTSQILRTVQLDPFTLAKLVTLILGVPLILGMLTRKYYKQLAFKLAKILRPLSIVIFLIFIIIAFSQNLDVFTEYIHFVLLIVIFHNIMGYLGGFYFAKAMRLSYYDQKTLAIETGIQNSGLGLLLYFNFFGDLGLGGMALCIAFWGIWDIASGLGLAYYWSLKTAKITS, from the coding sequence ATGTTTTTAAACATTAACACGAATGAACTCGTTGACAAAGTCCAGATTAACTTTGACAGTGGCGGGCTTTGGGTATTAAACATTACCTTAGCCATTATAATGTATGGCGTTGCTTTGGGCATTACTAGTGATGATTTTAAACGTCTGTTTAAAAACCCTAAAATTGTATTGGTTGGTATTTTTAGCCAGTTTGTACTTTTCCCTTTAATCACGTTTATTTTGGTCTCAATTATTAACCCTACACCCAGTATTGCGTTGGGTATGATTATGGTTGCGGCCTGTCCTGGTGGTAATATTTCAAATTTTATGACCCAATTAGCAGGAGGTAATGCGGCACTATCCGTCAGTTTGACGGCTTTTGCCACCTTGGTTGCTGTGTTAATGACTCCTATAAACCTAGCATTTTGGGGTAATTTATATGAGCCAACTTCACAAATATTGAGAACAGTCCAGTTAGATCCTTTTACATTGGCAAAATTAGTTACCTTAATTCTGGGTGTGCCTTTAATTTTAGGTATGTTAACACGAAAATACTATAAACAGTTAGCCTTTAAATTGGCGAAAATTTTAAGACCACTATCTATCGTTATATTTTTAATATTTATTATAATCGCATTTTCCCAAAACCTTGATGTTTTTACAGAATACATTCATTTTGTGTTACTTATTGTTATTTTTCATAATATTATGGGATATCTTGGCGGATTCTATTTTGCTAAAGCCATGCGTCTTAGCTATTATGATCAAAAAACGTTGGCCATAGAAACTGGTATTCAAAATTCCGGGTTGGGTCTGTTATTATATTTTAACTTTTTTGGAGACCTAGGTTTAGGCGGAATGGCTCTTTGTATTGCTTTTTGGGGTATTTGGGATATTGCCTCAGGATTGGGTCTGGCCTATTACTGGTCTTTAAAAACCGCTAAAATTACTTCTTAG
- a CDS encoding glycoside hydrolase family 3 N-terminal domain-containing protein, with amino-acid sequence MNTRILSVIFLFITTISIAQETDPLDKFDTYGQNVWVDSIMKSMTIDEKIGQLFMIPAYSNRDAKHEADVTALIQKYHVGGLVFFQGTPEKQAQMTNDFQSQAKIPLLVAIDGEWGLDMRLDNTYRFPWNMTLGAIQDESLIEEFGAMLGKHHSRLGIHVNFAPVVDVNINPANPIIGNRSFGEDPKNVASKAVAFTKGMQSQNVLANAKHFPGHGDTDVDSHLALPSIPFSKERLNAVELYPYKELFKNGLASLMVAHLSVPELEPNTALPSSLSKNIVTDLLKEKMGFKGLIFTDALNMKGAANFSSSAEINLEVVKAGNDIITMPEDIPGSFVALQQAVADSTITIARLDESVKKILKAKYWAGLRNAEPIQLSGLQDDLNGQDAEVLHHKLVENATTLLKNELDVFPVKDLAQAKIAYVKLGDDDDNTTFINRLNDYTQVDVVSGKKLDDVIKKLKKYNLVIIGYHKSNASAWKDFKFSNKELVWLQEIARNNRVILNVFASAYSLLDIKTFTNIESVLVSYQNSKIAQDVSAQQIFGALSTKGRLPVSIHNEFAAGSGLNSSNLYRLSYGVPESVGMSKKKLERVDSLAQQVVKSKMAPGLQVLVARKGKVVYRKSFGYHTDKKQTRVQNTHLYDLASITKILGGLPLVMKAEEEGKITLDTPIGKLFKVLDTTDKKDITVKEALSHYGRLRSWIPYYLKTIDSTTQKISNKYYRHKPSKEFSIQVANKLYLRTDYKDSMYQAIANAPLLNRKRYKYSGLIFYLFKDYFEKEYKQTMDVSNNSFFYKPLGATTLTYKPLERFSKKIIVPTERDLYFRNQLLHGYVHDQGAAMFGGVNGNAGLFANSNDVAKMMQMYMQEGYYGGKRYFKAETVRKFNKRYYSKNNVRRGLGFDKPQINPREKATCGCVSPKSFGHSGYTGTYTWADPETELVYVFLSNRVYPSATNSGLVKNSIRTEAQQIIQDAIINE; translated from the coding sequence ATGAATACCAGAATTCTCTCCGTTATTTTTCTTTTTATAACTACTATTAGTATCGCACAAGAGACAGATCCTTTAGATAAATTTGATACGTATGGTCAAAATGTTTGGGTAGATAGCATCATGAAATCTATGACCATTGACGAAAAAATAGGTCAATTGTTTATGATTCCCGCTTATTCTAATAGAGATGCCAAACATGAAGCCGATGTAACGGCTCTGATACAAAAATATCATGTGGGTGGGCTCGTGTTTTTTCAAGGTACACCTGAAAAACAGGCTCAGATGACCAATGATTTTCAAAGTCAGGCTAAAATACCTTTGTTAGTTGCTATTGATGGCGAATGGGGATTGGACATGCGTTTGGACAATACCTACCGATTTCCTTGGAACATGACATTGGGTGCCATTCAAGATGAAAGTTTAATTGAGGAATTTGGTGCAATGTTAGGGAAACACCATAGTCGTTTAGGAATTCATGTGAATTTTGCTCCTGTGGTGGATGTAAATATAAATCCTGCCAACCCGATAATCGGTAACCGTTCTTTTGGTGAAGATCCAAAAAATGTAGCTTCTAAAGCCGTTGCTTTTACAAAAGGTATGCAGAGTCAAAATGTTTTGGCCAATGCAAAGCATTTTCCTGGACATGGTGATACTGATGTTGATTCTCATTTAGCCTTACCCTCAATTCCTTTTTCTAAGGAACGACTTAACGCTGTAGAGTTATACCCATACAAAGAATTGTTTAAAAACGGCTTAGCTAGCCTAATGGTGGCTCATTTAAGTGTGCCGGAATTGGAACCCAATACGGCATTACCCTCGTCGCTATCTAAAAATATTGTAACCGATTTGCTCAAGGAAAAAATGGGTTTTAAAGGCCTGATCTTTACGGATGCCTTAAACATGAAAGGTGCGGCCAATTTTTCCAGTTCGGCTGAGATTAATTTGGAGGTAGTTAAAGCGGGGAATGATATTATTACCATGCCCGAGGATATTCCAGGGTCGTTTGTGGCGTTACAACAAGCCGTTGCAGATAGTACTATTACAATAGCACGATTGGATGAATCGGTTAAAAAGATTTTAAAAGCAAAATATTGGGCAGGATTAAGAAATGCTGAGCCCATACAGCTAAGTGGTTTACAAGATGATTTAAATGGACAAGATGCTGAGGTGTTGCATCATAAACTGGTTGAAAATGCAACAACATTATTAAAAAACGAATTGGATGTATTTCCTGTAAAAGATTTGGCTCAAGCAAAAATTGCCTATGTGAAATTAGGCGATGACGATGATAATACTACTTTTATCAATCGCTTAAATGATTATACGCAGGTTGATGTTGTCTCTGGCAAAAAACTCGATGATGTCATCAAAAAATTAAAGAAGTACAACCTCGTAATTATAGGGTATCACAAATCGAACGCAAGTGCTTGGAAAGATTTTAAATTTTCAAATAAAGAATTAGTTTGGCTACAAGAAATTGCGAGAAACAATCGTGTTATTTTAAATGTTTTTGCAAGTGCTTATAGCTTATTAGATATTAAAACATTTACCAATATTGAAAGTGTATTGGTTTCTTATCAGAATAGTAAAATAGCTCAAGATGTTTCTGCACAGCAAATTTTTGGGGCATTAAGTACAAAAGGAAGACTTCCAGTTTCAATACATAATGAGTTTGCTGCTGGCTCTGGCTTAAACTCTTCTAATTTGTACAGATTGTCTTACGGAGTACCTGAAAGTGTGGGCATGAGTAAGAAAAAATTAGAACGTGTTGATTCTCTAGCTCAGCAAGTAGTAAAATCTAAAATGGCACCTGGTTTACAGGTATTGGTTGCAAGAAAGGGTAAGGTGGTATATAGAAAAAGTTTTGGGTACCATACAGATAAAAAACAAACTAGGGTTCAGAATACGCATTTGTATGATCTCGCATCTATCACTAAAATTTTAGGCGGTTTGCCATTGGTTATGAAAGCTGAAGAGGAAGGTAAGATTACGTTGGATACACCAATCGGAAAACTATTCAAGGTTTTAGATACTACCGATAAAAAAGACATAACGGTTAAAGAGGCCTTATCGCATTATGGTCGTTTACGGTCATGGATACCTTATTATTTAAAAACCATTGACAGTACTACCCAAAAAATTTCTAATAAATATTACAGACACAAACCTTCAAAAGAGTTTTCTATTCAGGTTGCTAACAAATTATACTTGAGAACTGACTATAAAGATAGTATGTATCAAGCCATAGCCAATGCCCCTTTGTTGAATAGAAAACGATATAAATATAGTGGTCTTATTTTTTACTTGTTTAAAGATTATTTTGAAAAGGAATATAAACAGACAATGGACGTTTCCAATAATTCGTTTTTTTACAAACCTCTGGGTGCAACAACATTAACCTATAAACCTTTAGAAAGATTTTCTAAAAAAATAATAGTACCAACCGAACGCGATTTATATTTTAGAAATCAATTGCTCCATGGTTATGTACATGACCAGGGTGCTGCCATGTTTGGTGGTGTAAACGGTAATGCAGGTTTATTTGCCAATTCTAACGATGTAGCCAAAATGATGCAGATGTATATGCAAGAAGGATATTATGGAGGTAAACGCTATTTTAAAGCAGAAACTGTTAGAAAATTTAACAAACGGTATTACTCAAAAAATAATGTCCGTAGAGGTTTAGGCTTTGACAAGCCTCAAATAAATCCTAGAGAAAAAGCTACCTGTGGTTGTGTATCTCCGAAAAGTTTTGGTCACAGTGGTTATACTGGTACTTATACTTGGGCCGACCCAGAAACGGAACTGGTTTATGTATTTTTATCCAATAGAGTGTACCCCAGTGCAACCAATTCAGGTTTGGTAAAGAATAGCATCAGAACCGAAGCTCAACAGATTATTCAGGATGCGATTATTAATGAATAA
- a CDS encoding DUF4159 domain-containing protein, giving the protein MYRFLFFLLFLCASAHSQEVAILKYKGGGDWYANPTAVPNLIEFCNTNINTIITEKPETVDANSLDIFNYPILFMTGHGNVFFDDNDVQNLRNYLSSGGFLHISDNYGLDKFVRTELEKLFPESELQEIPYNHAIYNQTYKFESLPKIHEHDGKAPQGFGLFVEGRLVLFYDYESDLSDGWEDEAVHNNPAPKREKALQMGANIIEYVFKH; this is encoded by the coding sequence ATGTATAGGTTTTTATTTTTTCTTCTTTTTTTATGTGCTTCTGCACATTCCCAAGAAGTTGCTATTTTAAAATATAAAGGTGGTGGCGATTGGTATGCAAACCCTACGGCAGTACCAAATTTGATTGAATTCTGTAATACAAATATAAATACAATAATTACCGAAAAACCCGAAACGGTTGATGCTAATAGTTTAGATATTTTTAATTATCCTATACTTTTCATGACTGGGCATGGAAATGTTTTTTTTGATGACAACGATGTTCAAAACTTAAGAAATTACTTATCCTCAGGAGGATTTTTACATATTTCTGATAATTATGGATTGGATAAATTCGTTAGAACTGAATTGGAAAAACTTTTCCCTGAGTCTGAGCTCCAAGAAATACCCTACAACCATGCAATTTACAATCAAACGTACAAGTTTGAAAGTTTACCAAAAATTCATGAACATGATGGTAAAGCACCGCAAGGGTTTGGCTTATTTGTTGAAGGTAGATTAGTCCTTTTTTATGATTACGAAAGTGATTTGAGCGATGGCTGGGAAGATGAAGCCGTTCATAACAACCCTGCACCTAAAAGAGAAAAAGCTCTGCAAATGGGTGCAAATATTATTGAATATGTTTTTAAACATTAA
- a CDS encoding lysophospholipid acyltransferase family protein, with protein sequence MKRIWYQLVKVYISTGLFFFYKKIIVKGKKNIPKKGAVLLVANHKNALIDPLLIATTTPRDIHFLTRASAFKIGFVKWILSTVNMLPIYRLRDGKETLAKNEAIFNQCFDLLNKQRSLLIFPEGTHDIRRWVRPLSKGFTRIAFGVFDNYPNVQLHIIPVGLNYTQADKFAESVSIYYGKPVLANDFYDKNDFNGSALKLKDVVREKMQELTTHIAIENYDETINKLGNVDFLQPELVNNQIVNSKFQKTSIKNGISQNGSSFLWKLLKNIVGINSILPLLIYKAIEPNIQEIEFVSTTKFAVGITAFPLFYTLQSLVINYFFGGYFALLYLGLSILSVLILVKTK encoded by the coding sequence TTGAAACGTATTTGGTATCAGTTAGTTAAAGTTTATATTAGCACAGGACTCTTCTTTTTCTATAAAAAAATAATAGTAAAAGGCAAAAAAAATATTCCCAAAAAAGGAGCAGTTTTACTGGTTGCTAATCATAAAAATGCTTTAATAGATCCCCTTTTAATTGCCACAACCACACCTAGAGATATTCATTTTTTAACCCGAGCCAGTGCCTTTAAAATAGGTTTTGTTAAATGGATTTTGTCAACGGTTAATATGTTGCCTATTTACAGGTTAAGAGATGGTAAAGAAACCTTAGCAAAAAACGAAGCCATTTTTAATCAATGTTTTGACTTATTAAACAAGCAGCGGTCTTTATTGATTTTCCCTGAAGGTACTCACGATATTAGGCGTTGGGTAAGGCCACTTAGCAAAGGCTTTACTAGGATTGCTTTTGGTGTTTTTGATAATTATCCTAATGTGCAATTACATATTATTCCCGTTGGCCTAAATTATACCCAAGCTGATAAATTTGCAGAAAGTGTTTCTATCTATTATGGAAAACCAGTATTAGCAAATGATTTTTATGATAAAAATGATTTTAACGGTTCAGCTCTTAAATTAAAAGATGTAGTTAGAGAAAAAATGCAAGAGCTGACTACTCATATAGCTATTGAAAATTACGACGAAACGATAAACAAATTAGGAAATGTAGATTTTTTGCAACCCGAACTTGTAAATAATCAAATAGTAAATTCTAAATTCCAAAAGACAAGTATTAAAAATGGTATCAGCCAAAACGGATCTTCATTTCTTTGGAAACTATTAAAAAACATAGTCGGCATAAACAGCATCCTACCTCTGTTAATCTACAAAGCTATTGAACCCAACATACAAGAAATAGAATTTGTGAGTACCACAAAATTTGCAGTTGGTATTACTGCCTTTCCACTATTTTATACACTACAAAGTTTGGTAATTAATTATTTTTTTGGAGGTTACTTTGCCCTACTCTATTTGGGGCTAAGTATTTTATCGGTATTAATTTTAGTTAAAACTAAATAA
- a CDS encoding Kelch repeat-containing protein: MKNVLLVFLLAGLTVHGQQIKGVVIDEITNEPIQNVNVYVKSIAKGTTTDRLGKFLIDSKKTFKNTDTIAFSFVGYFTKKYPLSRFNKSLVTIRLKKNTEQLQEVNISAKRKLKYSLDFEELSSIKDPVHSFGSIIIDGKIYIIGGDKSYIENIAIRAADESMENGGLMKNLRLNPSWEKYDGSIKIYDIERDAWEYPELEFRERAYHNLNYFEGKIYVHGGKRLSRNRKLEYLDDKIERFDIETNTIKIDNSNPHQAINAASFVYDSTLIVLGGSTKVKTSGGKIFTNKAHVYNPESGYWHELNNMPVAKEAKGILVKNTFYLFGGFKNNVLNTIESFDLVSGKWQRIGKLFERMERPGLTTDGTMIYIFDDNLFLTFNTLTNQLNKYHINLRLKSPEMYYHKDKLYILGGYVPSNFSKLASPKVFSIDLKELENTKIQEFKKLNF, from the coding sequence ATGAAAAACGTTTTGTTGGTGTTTTTGCTAGCTGGTTTAACCGTTCATGGGCAACAAATAAAAGGTGTTGTTATAGACGAAATCACTAACGAACCTATTCAGAATGTTAATGTTTATGTAAAAAGTATAGCTAAGGGTACTACCACGGATAGGCTCGGAAAATTCCTTATCGATTCAAAAAAGACTTTTAAGAATACAGATACTATTGCATTTTCCTTTGTAGGATACTTTACTAAAAAATACCCGCTTTCACGATTTAATAAGAGTTTAGTAACCATTCGTCTCAAAAAGAATACTGAACAACTTCAAGAAGTTAATATTTCTGCTAAGCGAAAGTTAAAATATAGTTTGGATTTTGAAGAACTTTCTTCAATAAAAGACCCAGTGCATTCCTTCGGTTCTATTATAATAGATGGTAAAATATATATCATTGGAGGGGATAAATCATATATTGAGAATATAGCGATAAGAGCGGCAGATGAAAGTATGGAGAACGGAGGTCTTATGAAGAATCTGAGGCTTAATCCTTCTTGGGAAAAGTACGATGGGAGCATTAAAATTTATGATATTGAAAGAGATGCATGGGAATACCCTGAACTAGAATTTAGAGAGCGTGCGTATCACAATTTAAATTATTTTGAGGGCAAAATATATGTACATGGAGGTAAGCGATTATCAAGAAACAGAAAATTAGAGTATTTAGATGATAAGATTGAACGGTTTGATATTGAAACCAATACTATAAAAATAGATAATTCTAATCCGCACCAAGCCATAAATGCAGCTTCTTTTGTTTACGACAGTACACTAATTGTATTGGGTGGCTCTACAAAAGTAAAAACCAGTGGCGGTAAGATATTTACAAATAAAGCACATGTCTATAACCCTGAATCTGGATATTGGCACGAATTAAATAATATGCCAGTAGCAAAAGAAGCTAAGGGTATATTGGTTAAAAACACTTTTTATTTATTTGGAGGATTTAAAAACAATGTTTTGAATACTATCGAATCTTTCGATTTAGTATCTGGAAAGTGGCAGAGGATTGGTAAATTATTTGAGCGGATGGAACGACCTGGGTTAACTACCGACGGAACTATGATTTATATTTTCGATGATAATTTGTTCTTGACTTTTAACACATTAACTAACCAACTAAATAAATATCATATTAATTTAAGATTAAAGTCTCCCGAAATGTATTATCATAAAGATAAGCTATATATTTTAGGGGGTTATGTGCCAAGTAACTTTTCCAAATTAGCTTCACCAAAAGTATTTAGTATCGATCTTAAAGAATTGGAGAACACTAAAATACAAGAATTTAAGAAACTTAATTTTTAG